A stretch of Lathyrus oleraceus cultivar Zhongwan6 chromosome 6, CAAS_Psat_ZW6_1.0, whole genome shotgun sequence DNA encodes these proteins:
- the LOC127093562 gene encoding organelle RRM domain-containing protein 1, chloroplastic, with translation MSYTNMEVLSLPLTFTKSQTFLSLKQPNHHFPINNLSSSSFSSSSSSISCNSSFTRIAATNAQPSISQTDKLFPAGNSKHWIVRMDKPAVGVVSKAQIVDHYAQILTKVTGNEKYAQMSLYHVSWKTNFGFCCEIDEDRAHELAGVPGVLSVQPDHNFDSENKNYEGRNLENRLNVPNSLEGTQETSVKTKKLFVTGLSFYTSEKTLRAAFEGFGELVEVKVIIDKISKRSKGYAFIEYTTEEAASAALKEMNGKIINGWMIVVDVAKPTPPRYDKGRTRPSA, from the exons ATGTCATATACAAACATGGAAGTTCTTTCTCTCCCCCTCACATTCACCAAATCTCAAACCTTTCTATCTCTCAAACAACCAAATCACCATTTTCCAATAAacaatctttcttcttcttctttttcttcttcttcttcttccatttCATGTAATTCCTCTTTTACCAGAATCGCAGCAACGAATGCCCAACCATCAATTTCACAAACTGATAAGTTGTTTCCTGCGGGAAATTCAAAGCATTGGATTGTCAGAATGGATAAGCCCGCTGTTGGTGTTGTTAGCAAAGCTCAGATTGTTGATCATTATGCTCAAATTTTGACTAAGGTTACGGGAAA TGAAAAATATGCACAGATGTCTTTATATCATGTTTCTTGGAAAACCAACTTTGGCTTTTGTTGTGAAATTGATGAGGACCGTGCACATGAGTTAGCTG GTGTGCCTGGTGTTTTGTCGGTTCAGCCAGACCACAATTTTGACTCTGAAAATAAGAATTATGAAG GTAGAAACTTGGAAAATAGACTCAATGTGCCTAATTCTTTGGAAGGAACTCAAGAAACTTCAGTGAAAACAAAGAAACTTTTTGTGACAG GGCTATCATTTTATACATCTGAGAAAACCTTACGTGCTGCATTTGAAGGCTTTGGTGAGCTTGTTGAAG TTAAAGTTATCATAGATAAAATTTCAAAAAGATCCAAGGGTTATGCATTTATTGAATATACCACAGAAGAGGCTGCAAGTGCAGCACTCAAAGAGATGAATGGCAAG ATTATTAATGGCTGGATGATAGTGGTAGATGTTGCCAAGCCTACCCCGCCAAGATACGACAAGGGTCGCACCAGACCATCTGCTTGA
- the LOC127092346 gene encoding uncharacterized protein LOC127092346, translating to MSWWSGFFELRPLFHLLLPLSIHWIAEEMTVSVLVDVTTTSLCPQQSTCSKVIYINGLQQTIVGIFKMVILPLLGQLSDEHGRKPLLLVTMSTTIIPFALLAWNQSEEFVYAYYVIRTFSYIISQGSIFCISVAYVADVVNENKRAAVFSWITGLFSASHVLGNVLARFLPQNYIFLVSIVLLTFCPIYMQIFLDETVKMNPRKNQELGLCKKIVSVVNRRYKSMRNAAEIVIFSPTLRGMALVSFFYELGMSAISSVLLYYLKAVFGFNKNQFSELLMMVGIGSIFSQIVLLPILNPLVGEKVILCSSLLASIAYAWLSGLAWAPWVPYLSASFGIIYVLVKPSTYAIISKASSSSNQGKAQTFIAGAQSISDLLSPIAMSPLTSLFLSSNAPFECKGFSIICASICMIISLIFACMLNPNPHSSNELEGNPEDPLLNYN from the exons ATGTCGTGGTGGAGCGGTTTCTTTGAGCTAAGGCCTTTATTTCACTTGCTACTTCCACTCAGCATCCATTGGATTGCTGAAGAAATGACAGTTTCTGTTCTTGTTGATGTTACAACCACTTCTTTGTGTCCTCAACAATCAACTTGCTCCAAAGTCATCTACATCAACGGCCTTCAACAAACG ATTGTTGGAATTTTCAAGATGGTGATTCTTCCACTTCTAGGCCAGCTTTCGGACGAACACGGCCGCAAACCTTTACTCCTTGTTACCATGTCCACAACTATAATTCCTTTTG CTTTACTTGCTTGGAATCAATCCGAGGAATTCGTATACGCCTACTACGTGATTCGAACATTTTCATACATAATCAGTCAAGGGAGTATCTTCTGCATTTCTGTCGCGTATGTCGCAGATGTTGTTAATGAAAACAAAAGAGCAGCAGTATTCAGTTGGATCACTGGTCTGTTTTCTGCTTCACATGTTCTCGGGAACGTCCTCGCTCGATTCCTTCCTCAAAACTACATATTTTTG GTTTCAATAGTACTATTGACCTTTTGTCCAATTTACATGCAAATTTTCCTAGATGAAACTGTGAAAATGAATCCAAGAAAGAACCAAGAGTTAGGCTTATGCAAAAAAATCGTTAGCGTTGTCAACCGAAGATACAAATCTATGAGAAATGCCGCGGAAATAGTAATCTTCAG TCCAACATTAAGAGGCATGGCTCTTGTTTCTTTCTTTTATGAGTTGGGAATGTCTGCCATAAGCAGTGTTTTGCTG TACTATCTGAAAGCTGTTTTCGGTTTTAACAAAAATCAGTTCTCGGAACTTCTGATGATGGTTGGAATTGGTTCAATCTTTTCTCAG ATAGTGTTGCTTCCAATACTTAATCCTTTGGTTGGAGAGAAAGTGATTCTATGTTCTTCCTTACTTGCATCAATAGCATAT GCTTGGCTTTCTGGTTTAGCATGGGCCCCTTGG GTACCATACTTAAGTGCCTCATTTGGCATAATCTATGTACTAGTGAAACCTTCT ACATATGCTATTATTTCAAAAGCATCAAGTTCATCAAATCAAGGAAAAGCACAAACTTTTATTGCTGGTGCACAATCTATATCTGATTTACTATCACCAATTGCTATGAGTCCTTTGACTT CACTGTTTTTATCTAGCAATGCTCCATTTGAATGTAAAGGTTTTAGCATTATATGTGCATCTATATGCATG ATAATTTCTCTGATTTTTGCTTGCATGCTAAATCCTAATCCTCATTCAAGTAATGAGTTGGAAGgaaatccagaagaccctcttCTGAATTATAACTGA